CCTCGGTTCGACCGCGGAATTAGAATCCTTTTCCGTCAGGGAAGAGAGTGAAAATGGATCTTGTCATACAGGTGTAGAATGCGAGGCATATATATACCTGAGGACCCATAGGTTCAATTGTCAGAAACAGAGACGACGAGAAAGGAACAACGCAATGGATCTATCCAGTGAGCTCGAATATTATGACTATATTATCTGCGGGTGAGCACGTCCAATCCACGGAGTTCTCGAATTTCGACTAACTCTCTCAAGAGGAGGAACGTCAGGATGCGTCGTGGCCGGCCGACTAGCAGAAAATCCCAACGTCAAGATTCTCCTTGTCGAAGCCGGACAGCACAATAAAGACCTCGAAAATGTCCATATGGTGGGCGGGTTAGTCGCTCTTCCTATGTCTTTTCAACTATACACTAACAGTGAATCTACAGCTGGTCCAACAACTTCGACTCCGAAACAGACTGGAACATCATCACACCCCCGATGAAAGGCGTCGATAACCGTCAAGTCAAGCTCAGCAGAGGCAAGTTCCTGGGCGGTTGTAGCGGGTGCAATGGCACGCTCTGCATCCGGGGGAGCAAGCAGGACTTCGACGATTGGGGGTTGGAGGGGTGGAGTGGGGAGGAGTTCTTTGGCTACATGAGGAAGGTACGTTCCCTTTCCTCTCCCATCAAGATTCAATTACAATGCTTACAATGTGCTGTGAAGGCAGAAACCTTCCACCCAAAACCCTGGTTCGACGCCAACGAACAAGCCCACGGCTACAATGGCCCTCTCCACACCGAACCGCACGATCTCGCACCTATCTCGCAGCTCATAATGGCCTCCTTTATCTCCGAAGGCTTACCCCATGTCCCAGATATGTTCTCTACAGGCGAGACACCGCACGGATGCGGCCATGCCCCGCGGTCAGTGTACAATGGTCTACGGACGACGAGCGCCGATTTCGTTACGAACGGGTATACGCGCAAGAACATCACCGTCGTGACGGGGAGTACAGTGGACCATGTGCTCGTTGAGCCGGATACCCGGACAGGAGAGCTAGTGGCGCGCGGTGTTCTCGTTCAGGGTACGCTTAACGGTGATGTGAGAGCATACCACGCAAAGAGGGAGGTTGTTATCTGCGGAGGCGCATACTGCAGCCCTGCTATCCTCCTGCGCTCTGGAATCGGACCAAGAGCTGAACTGCAGAAACACGATATTCCATGCGTGGTGGATTCGCCTGGTGTAGGCCAGAATCTCATGGATCATCCTGTACCCCTCCCTCCACCACCTTCCATCACCTTACCCTACATCATTCTCCACTCCGATGCTAATAACGGGCTAGATCGTATTCATATTCTACGAAACCGCCCACCCAAACCTAACAACCGACCACCTGGTTTACCACGACAACGCCTTCGAAACCACCTACAACCTCTGGAAAACAAATAAATCCGGCTTTCTCTCCACCTTCCCTTTCGGCGCCTTCGCCTACGCGCGTCTCGACGACCGTCTCGCCAACGAGCCTCTGGCAACAAAATCAAAATAAGTCCAGGTATCGAAACGGACGAGACCCGATGTCCCTCCTCCCATCGAAACAACCAAACATCGAACTCTTCACGACAGAATGCTACGGTGGCCCAAAGCAATATGACAAATTCCCCGCGAATCCTAACACGCATGTCTTCTCGATTATAGCGGAGTTGTTCTCCCCGCATTCTCGCGGTAGCGTTACGCTATCTTCGAAAGATGGACGTGCAAACCCTGTCGTCGATTGTAACTACTTGGACCATCCGCTGGATATGCTGGTTTTGTCCGAGGGCGTGCGGTTTGCGAATGAGATTATTATGAATGGGGCTGGGACGAAGGGGATTATTAAGGGGTCTTGGCCGGAGGGACTGGGGTATGGGACGCCTGGGGAGGGGTTCACGACGAGGGAGGATTGGGTGCCATATGTTAAAGAACATGCTACTACTTGTGAGTTTTTCTTTTATCCCGGATCTTTTTGAGAGGGGTATGCTAATGATGAAGGCTACCATGCTGCCGGGACTTGCGCTATGGGTAAGGGTGATAATCCTATGGCGGTGCTGGATAATAAGCTGCGCGTGCGTGGGGTTGCGAACCTTCGCGTGGCAGACTGCAGTATCATGCCTACTCTTCACGGAGGACACACCCAGATGCCTGCGTACGGTATCGGCGAGAAGTGCGCGGACCTGATCAAGGAAACTTGGTCAATGAACAATATGGGCCAGGGTTTGCATGCTGTGTTATAGTCTATTCTAATGCAGTTTTATCTCACAATGTCATTCGCAGTCTCTTCTGGCAGTATGGTACGTAGCAAGCAAATACATCCTAATATACAACTATACCCCATAACTCTAACCGAAATCCATCAAACCTCACACTTAGGCGATACAATATCCGACGCAATCTTTTCTGCAAGCATATCTGTACTGATTAGCAAGAATCATTTTTAGGTGAGCAAAAGACGTACAAACTGTCGACTGAGGATGCCCCGGAACCAAGATCGGAAATGAACTGGCATCGACCACTCTCAATCCTTCCACCCCATACACCCGAGCTTTGCTATCAAGCACAGCCATACTATCCTCACGAAGTCCCATCTTACACGTACAAGCAGCATGATAGATAGTCATTACGGTGTTGCGAATAACATCCAAGATCTGTTCGTCGGTTGCGTGTTCCATGCCAGGGAAATACTCGTCTCCCACCACGATAGGCGCCATGGCCTCACTGTGAAATGCGGCTCGAATTCGCTTATATGCGGCAACGGCTAGCTGCTGATCTGTTTCTGTCGACAACCAGTTCAGGTTGATCTCCGGTAGGTCCTTTGTATCGGCAGACTTGATAGTGACATTTCCACTGGAGGTCGTTGCCAGAATACTGGCCAGGATCGTAGCGTACTGCGGACCACCCTTTGGTTGCCCAGTGAAGGGTTTGGAAAAGTCGCCGACATACGCAGCCGCCGAGAGGTACTATCCGCTATGTCAATTTCTTTCCTAGGAAAAGACTCCGAGTCCATACCTCAAGCTCAGGCCAATCATCGGGAAACCACTCAAGCTCTTCCTTTGTTTTCGCAAAAAAGTTAGACCGTAGCGCTTCGGGAACCTTCTCAAAGGCAATGTAATCGGTGACTGGGTTCGTGAGCATCCCGGTGCGAGTGGTGATGTATTTCGTCAGCTGCTCAGTCAGAAACAAAGGATCCGCAGCCAGCTTGGTGAAAGTCTCAAGAGCCACTTGGTAGGTTGGACCAAAGAAGACGTGGTCCCGCAGGTTCTGACCAACTCCAGGGAGACTCGAGATGACATCGATCCCATGTGCCCGCAGGGTATCGGCTGGTCCGACACCAGAAACCATCAAGAGCTGAGGAGACTGGAAAGCGCCTGCTGAGAGAATAACTTCGTACTTGGCACGCAGTGTATAAGTCACTAATCCCGTCTTCACCCTCACGCCAGTTGCTCGCTTCGAAGAATCAAACATGATCCGCTTGGCCAGGGTACCGATGTATACTTTCAGGTTCCGTAAGCGCTGTGAAGATGACGCCCCATAGAAGAAGGCGGTCTTCGAACTACTTCTTGTCTGATCAAACGACCGAATCGTAGAAGTCGAGTACTGGGAGCCGTTTAACGATCCACTGTTGAAGTCCGTTGTCTCGTGGATACCAATCGCTTCAAGTCCTCGTTCCATCCAACTGGAAAACGACATGGCGTAGTCGGAATAAGTCACTTGAAGAGGCTCGCCATGCTCAGCAAAAGCGTCCATGTTATACCGCGCCGTGGCATTGCAGGAGCGAAGTTTGACACTTGGAGGCGTAAACGCGACCGTCTTCGTAAAGAATGGGAACACGCTATCGAAAGCATAGCTCTGGTCCTGAACGAGATCGGCCCAGAGCTGCATCGACTGCTTAGTCGGTCTGTTCACATTAGTATATCCGACAGCAGCACCAGAGGACAATTGTATACCTCTGATAGATCATAAAGTTCAAAGCCGACCTAAACACCATCAGCATTGCAACCACCCGATCAAAAAACAAACATACGATCCCCCTAAGCACTTCCCCCGAGGATAATGCACATCCCTCCCATTCGCCCCAGAAACATTATACGTCACGAAATGCCAATCAATCAAAGACGTCGACTTGGGATCCGACCCCACACCCAAACTGTCCGCCCCCGGTATTTTCGCAGTCCAAGCCAAGGTCTCGTAGATTCCTCCTGCCTCGACCAGAGCCACACGGTGGTTGTGCTCGGCCAGACGAGATGCAATCGTTATACCGGCAGTGCCGCCACCGATGACGATGTAATCGAATTCGGCGTCGAGATTGGGGACGGCGAGAAGTTCTTCGGGGAAGGCGTCGGTCCAGGTGGGCGTGTCGGACGAGCAGTTTGGCGGGATGGTGGCAGCTGATGCTAGGGCTAGCAGCAGGAAGAGGTAGATTAGAAACATGGTGAAGAAACGAGGGACTGCCAACGAGTGAAAAGTAGCGTGGAATGGGATGGGTAGAATAGAGAAATAGAATGGTCGAAGGCATTTTGGAGATTGTCCAGGTTATTAATGGCAGTCTCGAGGTCGTTCTTGCCATTGCGGCAAGCACTATTGCGGAAGCAATCGATAGCAGTCTGGTCGTTCTTTCCCATTTGGCAAACCACGGCACCCTGACCAGCCATTGTCAGCGGACATAAGCAGTGATCAAGCAAATATCAGTACAAATCGTTCGTTTGCACCATGTAAATGGTGAAACTATAAGTAAATATAAATCTATCACTATTTCCTCGATAGCAACcacttttcctcttcatcctccaaGCAACAACCTCTCTCCCACTTTACCTATACCAcccatcccatcctcccaGTGACCAAAATGACCAGCCaccccttcttctcctccttccgaGACTTTACACCTACCCATCCTCCCCCATAAGCACCGACTTCCAACGCCTCGCCAACCACCGCGGCTGGAAGATCAACTCCAGACGCTGGAAACAAATGTGGAATCAGTGCATGAACCTCGAGTACGACAGGTTGATCGGGAACACTCTCTCGTCGCTGCAGAACTGGCAGAGGCTTTGAGGGGAGGTTAGTCTTGGGGATGGGACGAGGTTTGGGTCGATTACGAAGGGTAAAGCTGTAtgtcatttcttttttttttatttgaaTCAATGGTCGAGTGAGTACTGATAATGACTATGGTAGGCATTGCAGGGTGTGTATGTGAATAGCGTGGATCTGCTTGATGCGAGACGGATGGGGGCGAAAGTGAAGATGTTTATgagtatcaagcagttgacCCAATACACGAAGCAGAAGGGAAAGGTGTTAGCAGGGTTTTGGTTAAGAAGGACAAGTTGCCCAGGTTTCTTTTGAGGGTTCTTGTTTAGAGTCGTTAGCTGTGCTGGTgaatggacatggacatctGGATATTGAATCCTGTTGATACTTTTTGTCGAATTATCAATTCAAATTATTAGACTTTGAATATTACCCGTATAATACATTATATACGCCATATTAGTCCAAAAAAAGCAAATATCCCACGAAATCCATCACAGATCCTTCTTGCCACTACTCTGTTGCTCATTCGCCAACACATACCCAACAGCCCGTCTCAGACCCTCATCAACCGAGACAACAGGCCGATAGCCCAAGCGCAGCTTAGCTTTGTCGGAATTATAGTACCGCGTCATGCACGAATACCGAACCATCCGTCGCGTCAGACGCGGTGTCTTGCCAAACAGACCCAGGACGGTTTCCGCAAGACCACCAATAGGACCCAGCAGCCCCTCAGGAAGCTCCCACACCTGGTCTGGCTCGACGTACTTGTCGGTCAATGCCCAGGCGGCATGCGTCATATCCCAGAAGTAGACCGGGGAGTCGTTGGTGATGTTGAACGCCTCGCCATCGATGCGCTCGTAGTCCAACGGCGCGCTCTGGCCGGCGTCGTAGCGGTTCTTGGTGGCGGATAAGCGGTAGGCGGCTAGTAAGTGGGCGTATGCGATGTTGCCGACGTAGGTGAAATCGAACAGGTTGTTGTTCTCGCCCAGCTGCATCTTCAGGACGAACGGCGACGCCTTGGACGAGTGTTCCAAGATCTTGTAGGTGAACGAGGTATCTTTCTCTCCGTAGATACCGGCAGGACGGAGAGCGCAGGTCAACATGGACGAGGGAGATGTCTGGTTGTACTTCAGGACGAGTTCTTCTGCGTCCGCCTATTGTCCATCAGCACCAAGCAGAACAGCCATGAAACGGGCGATAAAAAGACGAACCTTAGTCTCCGAGTAATACTCTAACTGCTGCTCCCCCCGAACGTAAGGCCACTTCTCATCCACATTGATCAAATCGCTCTGCGTATCATGCACCACCGAACTCGAGCTCGTGTACACAAACGCCTTACACTTCCCACCCCACTCCCCATGCGCGCCGCCCGCAACCTCCACCAACGTCTTCGTCCCGTCCACATTCACCTTGCGCAACAACGGCTTGTTTCCCTCCAACATCGACGGCGAAGCGGTGTGGATAACCACGTCGGGCTTGACGGCGCGGAACACGGACAGCATCGACTCGACGGAGGTGATGTCGCCATCGTAGTACTGCGCGCCGGGGAGACGGTTGTTGTTCGTTCGCAGGTCCACCACGTGAACCTTCGCTAAGCACCGCGGATACCGGTCTTTCAGGTTGGGGACGTCGAATCGGGCATCGCCTTCGATCTTGGGGAGGGCGACGCTGGGGTCGGTCTCGGATGGGAAGTTGAGCAGGTGGTCAACAATGTGCCAGCCGAGGAATCCACAGCCTCCAACGACCAGTACATTGCCCAGCTCCATTGTAGGGTGCTTGCTCGACATTTTGGTGTTTTatgaaggaaaaaaaaaaaagaaaaggtacGGTTTGTGAAAGGTTGGGGGGAAGTTGATGACGGGGCAATTCAGGCGGAGATGAATTTACGGAGCTGGCCTGGGCATATCCAAATCGGGGAAAGTAGAAAAGCTCCGACCCCTTTCGATTCTACAGAGTATGACAGACAAAATAATATTTATTCAACCCGATGAATTGCTTCATAAGTTGTTGTCTGGCATTGCTAGCAGTATTATTCTTTGAAACCCGAAAAGATACACTTTACAACTTGAGTTGGAACTATTCCGGATATTTAGTAACTGAGAATGACATCTCCGATAACAGACCGTAGAATACTATGCATAAGCATATCTGTCATTGCAAAGGACATTAGTGTTCAGGTATCATACAGATAGTATCGAGCACTCACTCTGCACTTCTCTCGACTGACCGGCGGAGCTCCCGATTATATCGTTTTCGATCGTCTGGAGAACCCCAGAACATCCTGGTCGCTTCCGGGTGCACGTTTGTTCGCGGGTCATAAGGAGACTCCTCTTCCAGGGCCGCTACAATTGCGTCGACATGGCACCGCATGTCATCAGTCCGTGCAGGAAAGTAACATAGGATCCCGCACTTGGCCACGCGATAGTGGAACAGCGGCGATTCGACAAACACACGGGGTTGATCCTCCGGGAAATCTGGGCTCAGGTAGATCTTGATATTGAAGATACCACCATCCAAGTGAGTCATGGGCCGACCAAAGTAAGTCAGCTGCCAAAGAAAGGGATTGCTGTCGACTATGTGCAGATCCACGGTGAAGTTCTTGTGATTTTTGTATTTTTCGACAATCTGTTCGTACTGTCGTCTCAAATTTTCAGAGATGCCGGCTTCTTGTTCCTGAGCGGCTTTCCCTCTTAGAGTCCAACCCATGGTCTCAGCGATGATGGCATCTTTGACCTGGTTGATCCGATTTCGTAGATTAGGGTAGTCAAAGTGCCcgtccattgaatttccgGGATTTTCAAATGGCATCCTCGTGAATCTTCCTTTGCGCGTTACTTCGCATTCTCCTTGGGCGATGGATTGCATATAACAATCATAATACCACAAGAACCTCCTTTTACGCAGGTCTGCAAAGGTATCGGTGATATCGGCTCCTTCGTCGAcgtccttttcctcttcttcatcagtGGGATTGATCGTACTGTTCGCTTTGATACCGAGAATGCACTCGAGAGGCTCGATGACAGAGATCCGGATGCTTTCGTGGCGAATCTACATCGTAAAATGCGAAGATGTCAGCACAAACCCAGTATATAGTGCGAGAAGGTGTCTTCACCTTAGCGGCATAGGCCTTCATGTCCTTTTTGTCTCCATCTGATTCAGCCAATTCGTACCCAGGCTCGTTCTCATAAGGATTGGAGGACATCAAGCTCTGGATGGAGATTAGAATGGACTCCAATCCTTGCGCAGATGACCATTCCTCCCCACGATCGCCACGCCAAGTTCTGTATCATTCTATCAGTCGTGTCCTCACAGGGGCTTTGATGGCTGAGCTCACCCGAGAATCGACCTGTACAACAAAGCTCATATCAGTATGCGTGTCAGTATCGCCATCTGCCACAAGACTCACAGGCAAACTTTGCCGCAGGAGTAGATATTGGGGTTGAAGCGACACTGCCCGTGATTCGTCGTCAGGGCTCGAACAACGGGAGGGCCTGCTGGATAGTCTGCAGAAGGCATGAGCTGGGGGCGCTTTTCACATTGAGCTGGCTTGGAAGCTACCTGTGCCAAAGATAATCGAGAACTATAGAAATTCAATGGTTAGCGCGCGGCTTCAGATTCCTTGAGCATCAGAACAGCGCACCTCAAAGAAACCGAATTGGTAGGGTGTATCAGGTGGGCCCATGATTAGAGCACGAACATTGCGCAGATCCCCATCGTCACAAGCTATCGCAAGAGCTGCTTAGGTTAACAGAGGTCAGGTCACCTCTGCGATAAGAAATCCGGTAACTCACACAAGTCTATATTGCTCTGGAGTTGCTTGATCTCCTGGATTCAGTGTTAACAACGTATTGTGCTTTCCAGCAAGGCGCTCTTACTCTGGAAATGCGAAGAATCGACTGGTTGGCCATGGTATGAGGATAGGTAGTGACGGTATCGCGATCAGCTGTAAGGCGTCCGTTGCGAATTGTCGTCCATGGAGTTATAGCTCATCTGAGTAAATCGACGTGGAATCCTCACTGAAATAGGAATTGGGACGGTCAGAGCCTCAGAGTGACAGGCAAATAGAAGGAACGAGCGCGTCtagagaaaagggaaggagaGCCAGAAGATAAAAGGTTCCTCCGCAGGTGACAGTGAATGACGGACCATACAACAATTATCTTGATTCCTTCTTGAAGTGATATGCGGTCATTATGTTTGCTAAAGTGCTCGGTTATTCCATGGATACGTCCAACCTACGCGGAAAATACAGCATCTGATTGACGCCCAGGTTTACTGTTTGCCGGGGCAGGCATAATAAGGTTATGGGTAGGACAAGATCAGGGACATACTTCACCGGCGATTAGTACCTATAGTATCCCGTAGTGAGCCTCCCACCCAAGGGCCATTAATCTCCAGGGCTGCGCAACGGTCGCCCAGTTCCATGTTTCGACGTCCACTGGTACTGCCGGCAAAACTTGGTTGAAACATAATTCCATTATACCAGGGGTTAGCGGCCTTGTTTGTTGCTATTTTTCTTGATTTGTGTCCCCCTAGCATAacctcaaggatatataGTACATGGTAAGGAAGACAAGGTAACCCTCAATTCTCTGAAGAGAACATGCTCCTCGTATCAAATCAATGATCAATCTGGCAGGCGGTCAGTCCCACGGTGAAACATGCACGTGACTGACGTGTGGGCTGATACAAGAGGATAATTTAAAACGATTAATCTAAGGAGACCAAGAGGGAATTAGGAGGGCCAGAGATGAATTAACTACTATTAATATAACACTGTAGTTTCTATATTGACGCTCTGTCTGTATAGTTAGGAGAGGACACCACCTCCCATTGTAGGACTcacttgtacagagtagttaACTGTGTAGATACTGTAGAagctgttttctcttcctGCCCCCTCTTCTTACAGACCACTCtactctcctccctctctctttccatcCTCACTCACCTCCATCGTTGCATTGCATTGCGTTCCATTTTTCATCACTCCTGGACCTCCCCCGTCACACCTTCACACGGCTGCTTCCCTTTTTcgtctattttttttttccctccgTTTTAATTAAACCCGATCTTCTGCGGCGGTCGTCCCTGTCCCTGGTCCCTTTTTGACTTGTATACCCACACCACCCATTGTTCCCAACCCCCTCTTCTCTACGACGCGCGCATTCCCTCTACTCGGGATACATTCGAAGACCAGGAATGATCGTGTCTTTCTTGGACTGCGTGCTCCGCCGCTTGTTGGTCTCATTCTGAGCTCCAACGCTTCTCTCCATCCAAAAGGAAACGACGCTACCTCCTGTTTTAAATTGCTCTTTTTCTACTCGCAACGTGCACAAGCGCATCACGACGCGAGCTACTACTCCTACTCCCTATAACAGTACAAAATCGTGGACAGTGAGTGCTATCTCTACTCCGTACCTGTTGTTTGCGCTGTCATTCCCGCTCCCCGAAGTTgacctctccctcttccaccGCCCCGCGAAACACTGCCTACTATTGATCGTGGACCTGCCGTGCGAATCAATCACGCCCGAAAATCCTCCCGACTCACTCTTGAGAACAATCTCCAATGAATTGATTCTGACATTCATACTATCTCAGAAGACCTCCGTTCGCAACGCTGTGTTGATATCGTTGAACAATTCCCTCTCACCTCGCTCTTTCCTCAAAACCCCCCTCTCAACCCCCTAAACAAAGCGGTCCCAGCTCTTCTTGGCAGCGATCACCACGACCACGACTTCTCTCGAAT
This Aspergillus chevalieri M1 DNA, chromosome 3, nearly complete sequence DNA region includes the following protein-coding sequences:
- a CDS encoding GMC family oxidoreductase (CAZy:AA3;~COG:E;~EggNog:ENOG410PJ5E;~InterPro:IPR012132,IPR036188,IPR000172,IPR007867;~PFAM:PF05199,PF00732;~SECRETED:SignalP(1-15);~go_function: GO:0016614 - oxidoreductase activity, acting on CH-OH group of donors [Evidence IEA];~go_function: GO:0050660 - flavin adenine dinucleotide binding [Evidence IEA];~go_process: GO:0055114 - oxidation-reduction process [Evidence IEA]), with amino-acid sequence MFLIYLFLLLALASAATIPPNCSSDTPTWTDAFPEELLAVPNLDAEFDYIVIGGGTAGITIASRLAEHNHRVALVEAGGIYETLAWTAKIPGADSLGVGSDPKSTSLIDWHFVTYNVSGANGRDVHYPRGKCLGGSSALNFMIYQRPTKQSMQLWADLVQDQSYAFDSVFPFFTKTVAFTPPSVKLRSCNATARYNMDAFAEHGEPLQVTYSDYAMSFSSWMERGLEAIGIHETTDFNSGSLNGSQYSTSTIRSFDQTRSSSKTAFFYGASSSQRLRNLKVYIGTLAKRIMFDSSKRATGVRVKTGLVTYTLRAKYEVILSAGAFQSPQLLMVSGVGPADTLRAHGIDVISSLPGVGQNLRDHVFFGPTYQVALETFTKLAADPLFLTEQLTKYITTRTGMLTNPVTDYIAFEKVPEALRSNFFAKTKEELEWFPDDWPELEYLSAAAYVGDFSKPFTGQPKGGPQYATILASILATTSSGNVTIKSADTKDLPEINLNWLSTETDQQLAVAAYKRIRAAFHSEAMAPIVVGDEYFPGMEHATDEQILDVIRNTVMTIYHAACTCKMGLREDSMAVLDSKARVYGVEGLRVVDASSFPILVPGHPQSTVYMLAEKIASDIVSPKCEV
- a CDS encoding ubiquitin-conjugating enzyme E2 (COG:O;~EggNog:ENOG410QE88;~InterPro:IPR016135,IPR000608;~PFAM:PF00179) is translated as MSSNPYENEPGYELAESDGDKKDMKAYAAKIRHESIRISVIEPLECILGIKANSTINPTDEEEEKDVDEGADITDTFADLRKRRFLWYYDCYMQSIAQGECEVTRKGRFTRMPFENPGNSMDGHFDYPNLRNRINQVKDAIIAETMGWTLRGKAAQEQEAGISENLRRQYEQIVEKYKNHKNFTVDLHIVDSNPFLWQLTYFGRPMTHLDGGIFNIKIYLSPDFPEDQPRVFVESPLFHYRVAKCGILCYFPARTDDMRCHVDAIVAALEEESPYDPRTNVHPEATRMFWGSPDDRKRYNRELRRSVERSAEYAYA
- a CDS encoding uncharacterized protein (COG:E;~EggNog:ENOG410PHJ8;~InterPro:IPR007867,IPR012132,IPR036188;~PFAM:PF05199;~go_function: GO:0016614 - oxidoreductase activity, acting on CH-OH group of donors [Evidence IEA];~go_function: GO:0050660 - flavin adenine dinucleotide binding [Evidence IEA];~go_process: GO:0055114 - oxidation-reduction process [Evidence IEA]), whose protein sequence is MSLLPSKQPNIELFTTECYGGPKQYDKFPANPNTHVFSIIAELFSPHSRGSVTLSSKDGRANPVVDCNYLDHPLDMLVLSEGVRFANEIIMNGAGTKGIIKGSWPEGLGYGTPGEGFTTREDWVPYVKEHATTCYHAAGTCAMGKGDNPMAVLDNKLRVRGVANLRVADCSIMPTLHGGHTQMPAYGIGEKCADLIKETWSMNNMGQGLHAVL
- a CDS encoding uncharacterized protein (COG:O;~EggNog:ENOG410QE88;~InterPro:IPR016135,IPR000608;~PFAM:PF00179); its protein translation is MANQSILRISREIKQLQSNIDLSLAIACDDGDLRNVRALIMGPPDTPYQFGFFEFSIIFGTDYPAGPPVVRALTTNHGQCRFNPNIYSCGKVCL
- the ERG26_2 gene encoding C-3 sterol dehydrogenase/C-4 decarboxylase (COG:G;~EggNog:ENOG410PG64;~InterPro:IPR036291,IPR002225;~PFAM:PF04321,PF01073,PF16363,PF07993,PF01370;~go_function: GO:0003854 - 3-beta-hydroxy-delta5-steroid dehydrogenase activity [Evidence IEA];~go_function: GO:0016616 - oxidoreductase activity, acting on the CH-OH group of donors, NAD or NADP as acceptor [Evidence IEA];~go_process: GO:0006694 - steroid biosynthetic process [Evidence IEA];~go_process: GO:0055114 - oxidation-reduction process [Evidence IEA]); translation: MSSKHPTMELGNVLVVGGCGFLGWHIVDHLLNFPSETDPSVALPKIEGDARFDVPNLKDRYPRCLAKVHVVDLRTNNNRLPGAQYYDGDITSVESMLSVFRAVKPDVVIHTASPSMLEGNKPLLRKVNVDGTKTLVEVAGGAHGEWGGKCKAFVYTSSSSVVHDTQSDLINVDEKWPYVRGEQQLEYYSETKADAEELVLKYNQTSPSSMLTCALRPAGIYGEKDTSFTYKILEHSSKASPFVLKMQLGENNNLFDFTYVGNIAYAHLLAAYRLSATKNRYDAGQSAPLDYERIDGEAFNITNDSPVYFWDMTHAAWALTDKYVEPDQVWELPEGLLGPIGGLAETVLGLFGKTPRLTRRMVRYSCMTRYYNSDKAKLRLGYRPVVSVDEGLRRAVGYVLANEQQSSGKKDL
- a CDS encoding GMC family oxidoreductase (CAZy:AA3;~COG:E;~EggNog:ENOG410PHJ8;~InterPro:IPR012132,IPR000172,IPR036188;~PFAM:PF00732;~go_function: GO:0016614 - oxidoreductase activity, acting on CH-OH group of donors [Evidence IEA];~go_function: GO:0050660 - flavin adenine dinucleotide binding [Evidence IEA];~go_process: GO:0055114 - oxidation-reduction process [Evidence IEA]), giving the protein MDLSSELEYYDYIICGGGTSGCVVAGRLAENPNVKILLVEAGQHNKDLENVHMVGGWSNNFDSETDWNIITPPMKGVDNRQVKLSRGKFLGGCSGCNGTLCIRGSKQDFDDWGLEGWSGEEFFGYMRKAETFHPKPWFDANEQAHGYNGPLHTEPHDLAPISQLIMASFISEGLPHVPDMFSTGETPHGCGHAPRSVYNGLRTTSADFVTNGYTRKNITVVTGSTVDHVLVEPDTRTGELVARGVLVQGTLNGDVRAYHAKREVVICGGAYCSPAILLRSGIGPRAELQKHDIPCVVDSPGVGQNLMDHPIVFIFYETAHPNLTTDHLVYHDNAFETTYNLWKTNKSGFLSTFPFGAFAYARLDDRLANEPLATKSK